Proteins encoded in a region of the Pocillopora verrucosa isolate sample1 chromosome 11, ASM3666991v2, whole genome shotgun sequence genome:
- the LOC131771094 gene encoding IQ motif and SEC7 domain-containing protein 1 isoform X2: protein MSSIESTLDALTSVDSLVDTLKACIWKQDKVIREKNEEIEILRSRVKELEKERNQLHRYIARERANSLTNVNTGAKNIADGENRVVDSRKISQDTPERNSSTEGNSEVVTTPQTPTSPMITVTAAETPQNSPKLVKRDTFKAVKRNDSLNRQKSFSKKYELSPELQDTSVKVLERQYGGKDTAHKAARVIQSYYRKYRMDKQFERMRAYSGSPLKDPFRPKSNSDPRSQITSPRTENSSQAQVTPVLRITKRKRGSQRVKSILIIDNINSLSGAEPQMYSSEMALNSSQDNPPADLTSIFFGAGYKTDAKVNEQREAADEKVDTRLGSVTSETEHYVKVEVMDNVETLPDDAFVEDDKVPNEVLNGDLPGRPRRDTITDDGSTYESDDSGDEMRRDLSSVDSIDGLCTSVPSSTDDDTSSLYSEFESGTKPQKLETRIGINHFNRKPEKGINYLVAHQVLEDSPEVVAKFLLSEPGISKQKLGEYLGNLQNEFNMEVLKYFVQSMDFTGMEVDEALRVYQTSFRLPGEAQKIEKLMLEFATQYVACNRVNEKGAVDTILILAFAIVMLNTDLHSPNVKRRMTEADFINNLRGTNNGGDFPEESLLAIYNRVKKKAFSPGKDHVNAVEKLSKKIVGTRSPWTTLAALHRQLRLLTPLYNVRDPNKKEKAHPRVIFLFNDMLVATKERGRAGRGEGIHYYSYKVSFSLCGLKVSTFSKDCYPFGIQIYSKLDSRVLAFFNAKDEETRRVFVDELVDCIEETNEMESDRITTEKQKHLGARFNRSGMDMNRASLTLPKKVKQPSPDTISLIDSAGSMDSLNTGLMGSKQLSSSLLNINETGEFSELKKSSSISSLDSAFTEAYIVELNPEKARKDAKSKREKGKRKKSQSRDSKTRILSSIRF from the exons ATGAGTTCGATAGAATCAACGCTAGATGCCCTGACGAGCGTCGACTCCTTGGTCGACACTCTTAAAGCATGTATTTGGAAGCAAGATAAAGTTATACGCGAGAAAAACGAAGAGATTGAAATTCTCAGGTCGAGAGTGAAGGAACTTGAAAAGGAGCGAAATCAACTCCACCGTTATATCGCAAGGGAAAGGGCCAACAGCTTGACAAACGTCAACACTGGTGCAAAAAATATAGCGGATGGTGAAAACAG GGTGGTGGACTCCAGAAAGATTTCTCAGGATACACCAGAGAGAAATAGCTCAACTGAAGGCAATTCTGAGGTCGTTACAACTCCTCAGACCCCAACATCTCCCATGATCACAGTAACAGCTGCAGAAACACCACAAAACTCTCCAAAACTAGTAAAACGTGATACTTTCAAAGCAGTCAAAAGAAATGACAGCTTGAACAGAcagaaatcattttcaaaaaaatatgaacTTAGTCCAGAACTTCAAGACACAAGTGTGAAGGTTCTGGAACGACAGTATGGAGGCAAGGATACTGCTCATAAGGCAGCCCGAGTCATTCAATCATACTACCGCAAATATAGAATGGATAAACAATTTGAAAGGATGAGGGCATACTCAGGGTCTCCTTTAAAAGATCCATTTAGACCTAAATCAAACAGCGATCCTCGATCTCAAATTACAAGTCCCAGGACAGAGAATTCCTCACAAGCTCAAGTGACGCCTGTGCTGCGAATCACAAAGAGGAAAAGAGGAAGTCAAAGAGTCAAGTCAATACTTATTATAGACAATATCAACAGTTTATCTGGTGCAGAACCTCAAATGTATAGCAGCGAAATGGCATTGAATTCTTCTCAGGATAATCCTCCAGCAGATCTTACATCAATATTCTTTGGAGCAGGATATAAAACAGATGCCAAAGTGAATGAGCAAAGAGAAGCAGCAGACGAGAAGGTGGATACAAGGCTAGGAAGTGTCACTAGTGAAACGGAACATTATGTTAAAGTGGAGGTTATGGATAATGTGGAGACACTGCCTGACGATGCTTTTGTGGAGGATGATAAAGTGCCTAATGAGGTTCTCAATGGAGACCTGCCTGGGAGGCCAAGGAGAGACACAATCACTGATGATGGCTCGACCTATGAGAGTGATGACTCAG GGGATGAAATGAGAAGAGACCTCAGCAGTGTGGACAGTATTGATGGACTCTGCACATCAGTTCCTTCTAGCACTGATGATGACACTTCAAGTCTTTATTCAGAATTTGAATCTGGAACAAAACCTCAGAAGTTGGAGACCAGGATTGGTATAAACCACTTTAATAG GAAGCCAGAGAAAGGAATTAATTATCTTGTGGCTCATCAAGTGTTGGAAGACAGTCCTGAAGTGGTTGCAAAGTTTCTGTTGAGTGAACCTGGCATTAGTAAGCAGAAACTTGGAGAGTACTTGggtaatttgcaaaatgaattCAACATGGAAGTTTTAAA GTACTTTGTGCAGTCAATGGATTTTACTGGAATGGAGGTTGATGAGGCTCTACGAGTATACCAGACTTCGTTCAGATTACCA GGGGAAGcacagaaaattgaaaaactcaTGCTG GAGTTTGCCACACAGTATGTTGCGTGTAACCGTGTTAATGAAAAGGGCGCAGTGGATACAATCCTTATTCTGGCATTTGCCATTGTGATGTTGAACACTGATCTTCATAGTCCCAACGTGAAACGAAGGATGACGGAAGCTGACTTCATCAATAACTTAAGGG GTACCAACAATGGTGGAGATTTTCCAGAAGAGAGTTTGTTAGCAATCTACAATAGAGTAAAAAAG AAAGCATTTTCTCCAGGAAAAGATCATGTCAATGCTGTTGAGAAACTGAGTAAAAAGATTGTTGGAACAAGATCACCTTGGACT ACACTGGCTGCTCTTCACAGACAGCTTAGATTGCTGACCCCTCTGTACAACGTGCGGGATCCAAACAAGAAGGAGAAAGCTCACCCCAGAGTTATCTTTCTCTTTAATGACATGCTAGTG GCCACTAAAGAACGAGGTAGAGCTGGTCGCGGAGAGGGGATTCATTATTACAGCTACAAGGTGTCCTTCTCCTTGTGTGGACTGAAAGTATCCACCTTTTCAAAGGACT GTTATCCTTTTGGAATACAGATTTATTCAAAACTAGATAGCAGG GTTCTGGCCTTTTTTAATGCCAAGGATGAAGAAACAAGAAGGGTGTTTGTCGATGAACTTGTTGACTGCATAGAGGAG acAAATGAAATGGAAAGTGACCGAATTA CGACAGAGAAACAGAAGCACCTTGGAGCCAGGTTTAACAGATCAGGGATGGACATGAATCGCGCATCATTAACATTACCAAAGAAAGTCAAGCAGCCATCCCCAGATACAATCAGTTTGATTGACAGTGCAGGTTCAATGGATTCCTTAAACACTGGCTTGATGGGATCAAAACAACTTTCTAGTTCACTTTTGAACATTAATGAGACTGGAG AGTTTTCAGAACTGAAGAAAAGCAGCAGTATTTCATCTTTAGATAGTGCTTTTACTGAAGCA tacaTTGTGGAGCTTAATCCAGAAAAGGCCAGAAAAGATGCCAAGAGCAAAcgagaaaaaggaaagagaaaaaaatcccaATCCAGAGACAGCAAGACTAGAATTCTTAGTTCTATCA GGTTCTGA
- the LOC131771096 gene encoding phosducin-like protein, protein MTTLDDKILGLKTQNYVSSSESEGEDEDDKILDDEDPRDDNIDLSDVAAPSDFRLEVPKTGPKGVIQDYRRYKQLETEQRKEKEKEIRALAQKFSVSCQSSLDDEREKELLKELELDTDEFIQQYHLQRLLQLKEEQERRLQLNSPKFGKVISLQNKDQFLDAVDKENPNVIVVVHLYSEDLQSCRAMNGCLQCLAQQYSLVKFCKIIARETGISRNFTKEGLPALLVYKGGQTIGNFVKLEDTFGQDFFASDVESFLIENDILTEELECQLTASVTAKKEDDSDSDLDID, encoded by the exons ATGACAACTTTGGACGATAAAATTCTCGGTTTAAAAACCCAAAATTACGTATCGAGCTCTGAAAGTGAAGGAGAAGATGAGGATGATAAAATTTTAGACGATGAAGACCCTAGAGACGATAACATCGATCTAAGCGATGTAGCAGCTCCTTCGGATTTTCGACTTGAAGTTCCGAAG ACAGGACCAAAAGGTGTAATTCAAGACTATCGTCGCTATAAGCAACTTGAGACTGAACAgcggaaagaaaaagagaaagaaattagaGCATTGGCACAGAAGTTTTCTGTCTCTTGCCAAAGCAGT cTTGAtgatgaaagagaaaaggaacTTCTTAAGGAGCTAGAGCTTGATACTGATGAATTCATTCAACAATACCACTTGCAAAGATTACTTCAGTTAAAGGAAGAACAGGAAAGAAGACTTCAACTAAACAG cccCAAGTTTGGAAAAGTAATTTCATTACAGAACAAGGATCAGTTTCTTGATGCTGTAGATAAAGAAAACCCAAATGTGATTGTTGTGGTTCATCTTTACAGTGAG GATCTTCAAAGCTGTAGAGCTATGAATGGTTGTCTGCAGTGTTTAGCCCAGCAGTACTCTCTG GTCAAATTTTGCAAGATCATTGCTAGGGAAACTGGTATTAGCAGAAACTTT ACAAAAGAAGGCCTCCCTGCTTTACTTGTTTACAAAGGTGGACAAACTATTGGCAACTTTGTTAAGCTGGAAGATACCTTTGGACAAGACTTCTTTGCTTCTGATGTAGAGAGCTTCTTGATTGA aaatgacATTTTAACAGAGGAATTGGAATGCCAGTTGACAGCAAGTGTAACAGCTAAAAAAGAGGATGATAGTGATAGTGATTTAGACATAGACTGA
- the LOC131771095 gene encoding coiled-coil domain-containing protein 77, whose translation MATNSPETNKRRESPLPTVNERLGHLKPSRELLEYYRRKIAEYDGEYEEMVRKLELYKCTYEEQHKTQWELRQREEEIAELQKALSDMQVYLFQEREHVLRLYAENDRLKIRELEDRKKIQHLLSLSKATVPEITYFHHQPPAKAIVAQHKPRDKESGRRPLPGRGPGGHKRDSTGNYRPARSTAEADENQTLLLQIESLQAQLEEQTKLAKEQVDALLEDRRVHMEEQQAQRERDSDKIKTMQEKLRKTQDLLYDSTKDFLELKYEIRAKERHWMVDRDRLAQEIDHLREQLDVSGVSVLEVSGEVMEPRQAQLVAVQSLRHQLEQTQKLAEMYREQCIGLEDELARIREKTDVSEDIFKERSEKMSKRLALMNSRYENLEKRRAMEVEGFKTDIKMLRDKLKNVEKQLYKVTVSMGDDYDEQVLKNVRKTAGRSKKLVGELHNLKAKIYSLENDIRHMG comes from the exons ATGGCGACCAACTCACCGGAAACTAACAAGCGACGGGAATCTCCTTTGCCAACGGTAAACGAAAGGTTGGGGCATCTAAAGCCTTCCAGAGAGCTACTAGAATACtacagaagaaaaattgcaGAATATGATGGTGAATATGAAGAGATGGTGAGGAAACTGGAACTGTATAAGTGCACGTATGAAGAACAG CATAAGACGCAGTGGGAACTACGACAACGTGAAGAAGAGATAGCCGAGTTGCAAAAGGCGCTTAGCGACATGCAAGTTTACTTATTCCAAGAAAGAGAACATGTCTTACGGTTGTACGCCGAAAACGACCGCCTGAAAATTCGCGAACTCGAAGATCGCAAAAAGATACAGCATTTATTGAGCCTGTCAAAGGCGACTGTACCTGAAATTACTTACTTTCATCACCAGCCACCAGCGAAGGCTATTGTCGCGCAACATAAACCGAGAGACAAAGAGAGCGGGAGAAGGCCACTCCCTGGACGTGGCCCCGGGGGACATAAAAGAG ACTCCACTGGAAATTATCGTCCAGCCAGAAGTACCGCTGAAGCTGATGAAAACCAGACCCTTTTGCTTCAAATAGAATCCTTGCAGGCTCAACTTGAGGAACAGACAAAGCTAGCAAAAGAACAGGTGGATGCCTTGTTAGAAGATCGCCGAGTACATATGGAAGAACAACAGGCACAGAGGGAGAGAGATTcagacaaaatcaaaacaatgcAGGAAAAGTTGCGGAAAACACAGGATCTTCTTTATGATAGTACTAAGGATTTCCTAGAgctgaaatatgaaataagagCCAAGGAGAGACACTGGATGGTTGATAGAGACAGATTAGCTCAGGAGATTGACCACCTGAGAGAACAACTTGATGTGAGTGGTGTTAGTGTGTTAGAAGTATCAGGAGAGGTAATGGAGCCACGTCAAGCGCAATTGGTTGCAGTCCAGTCACTAAGACATCAACTTGAACAGACGCAGAAACTTGCAGAAATGTATAGGGAGCAATGTATAGGCCTTGAAGATGAGTTGGCAAGAATACGAGAGAAGACTGATGTTAGTGAAGACATTTTCAAGGAGCGCTCTGAGAAGATGAGCAAGAGATTGGCATTGATGAATTCCAGATATGAAAACCTTGAGAAAAGAAGAGCCATGGAAGTTGAAGGGTTCAAAACTGATATTAAAATGCTAAGAGACAAGCTGAAGAATGTTGAGAAGCAGCTTTATAAg GTTACAGTTTCCATGGGAGATGATTACGATGAACAAGTACTTAAAAATGTGCGAAAAACAGCAGGACGATCAAAGAAACTTGTTGGTGAACTTCACAATCTTAAAGCTAagatttattctttggaaaatgaCATAAGGCATATGGGTTGA
- the LOC131771094 gene encoding IQ motif and SEC7 domain-containing protein 1 isoform X1, with protein sequence MSSIESTLDALTSVDSLVDTLKACIWKQDKVIREKNEEIEILRSRVKELEKERNQLHRYIARERANSLTNVNTGAKNIADGENRVVDSRKISQDTPERNSSTEGNSEVVTTPQTPTSPMITVTAAETPQNSPKLVKRDTFKAVKRNDSLNRQKSFSKKYELSPELQDTSVKVLERQYGGKDTAHKAARVIQSYYRKYRMDKQFERMRAYSGSPLKDPFRPKSNSDPRSQITSPRTENSSQAQVTPVLRITKRKRGSQRVKSILIIDNINSLSGAEPQMYSSEMALNSSQDNPPADLTSIFFGAGYKTDAKVNEQREAADEKVDTRLGSVTSETEHYVKVEVMDNVETLPDDAFVEDDKVPNEVLNGDLPGRPRRDTITDDGSTYESDDSGDEMRRDLSSVDSIDGLCTSVPSSTDDDTSSLYSEFESGTKPQKLETRIGINHFNRKPEKGINYLVAHQVLEDSPEVVAKFLLSEPGISKQKLGEYLGNLQNEFNMEVLKYFVQSMDFTGMEVDEALRVYQTSFRLPGEAQKIEKLMLEFATQYVACNRVNEKGAVDTILILAFAIVMLNTDLHSPNVKRRMTEADFINNLRGTNNGGDFPEESLLAIYNRVKKKAFSPGKDHVNAVEKLSKKIVGTRSPWTTLAALHRQLRLLTPLYNVRDPNKKEKAHPRVIFLFNDMLVATKERGRAGRGEGIHYYSYKVSFSLCGLKVSTFSKDCYPFGIQIYSKLDSRVLAFFNAKDEETRRVFVDELVDCIEETNEMESDRITTEKQKHLGARFNRSGMDMNRASLTLPKKVKQPSPDTISLIDSAGSMDSLNTGLMGSKQLSSSLLNINETGEFSELKKSSSISSLDSAFTEAGSDQTMSDDLHGSNSTLNRKGLFGKWRSRYNSKSVGRPSPKMSPVSMPARNCSTPI encoded by the exons ATGAGTTCGATAGAATCAACGCTAGATGCCCTGACGAGCGTCGACTCCTTGGTCGACACTCTTAAAGCATGTATTTGGAAGCAAGATAAAGTTATACGCGAGAAAAACGAAGAGATTGAAATTCTCAGGTCGAGAGTGAAGGAACTTGAAAAGGAGCGAAATCAACTCCACCGTTATATCGCAAGGGAAAGGGCCAACAGCTTGACAAACGTCAACACTGGTGCAAAAAATATAGCGGATGGTGAAAACAG GGTGGTGGACTCCAGAAAGATTTCTCAGGATACACCAGAGAGAAATAGCTCAACTGAAGGCAATTCTGAGGTCGTTACAACTCCTCAGACCCCAACATCTCCCATGATCACAGTAACAGCTGCAGAAACACCACAAAACTCTCCAAAACTAGTAAAACGTGATACTTTCAAAGCAGTCAAAAGAAATGACAGCTTGAACAGAcagaaatcattttcaaaaaaatatgaacTTAGTCCAGAACTTCAAGACACAAGTGTGAAGGTTCTGGAACGACAGTATGGAGGCAAGGATACTGCTCATAAGGCAGCCCGAGTCATTCAATCATACTACCGCAAATATAGAATGGATAAACAATTTGAAAGGATGAGGGCATACTCAGGGTCTCCTTTAAAAGATCCATTTAGACCTAAATCAAACAGCGATCCTCGATCTCAAATTACAAGTCCCAGGACAGAGAATTCCTCACAAGCTCAAGTGACGCCTGTGCTGCGAATCACAAAGAGGAAAAGAGGAAGTCAAAGAGTCAAGTCAATACTTATTATAGACAATATCAACAGTTTATCTGGTGCAGAACCTCAAATGTATAGCAGCGAAATGGCATTGAATTCTTCTCAGGATAATCCTCCAGCAGATCTTACATCAATATTCTTTGGAGCAGGATATAAAACAGATGCCAAAGTGAATGAGCAAAGAGAAGCAGCAGACGAGAAGGTGGATACAAGGCTAGGAAGTGTCACTAGTGAAACGGAACATTATGTTAAAGTGGAGGTTATGGATAATGTGGAGACACTGCCTGACGATGCTTTTGTGGAGGATGATAAAGTGCCTAATGAGGTTCTCAATGGAGACCTGCCTGGGAGGCCAAGGAGAGACACAATCACTGATGATGGCTCGACCTATGAGAGTGATGACTCAG GGGATGAAATGAGAAGAGACCTCAGCAGTGTGGACAGTATTGATGGACTCTGCACATCAGTTCCTTCTAGCACTGATGATGACACTTCAAGTCTTTATTCAGAATTTGAATCTGGAACAAAACCTCAGAAGTTGGAGACCAGGATTGGTATAAACCACTTTAATAG GAAGCCAGAGAAAGGAATTAATTATCTTGTGGCTCATCAAGTGTTGGAAGACAGTCCTGAAGTGGTTGCAAAGTTTCTGTTGAGTGAACCTGGCATTAGTAAGCAGAAACTTGGAGAGTACTTGggtaatttgcaaaatgaattCAACATGGAAGTTTTAAA GTACTTTGTGCAGTCAATGGATTTTACTGGAATGGAGGTTGATGAGGCTCTACGAGTATACCAGACTTCGTTCAGATTACCA GGGGAAGcacagaaaattgaaaaactcaTGCTG GAGTTTGCCACACAGTATGTTGCGTGTAACCGTGTTAATGAAAAGGGCGCAGTGGATACAATCCTTATTCTGGCATTTGCCATTGTGATGTTGAACACTGATCTTCATAGTCCCAACGTGAAACGAAGGATGACGGAAGCTGACTTCATCAATAACTTAAGGG GTACCAACAATGGTGGAGATTTTCCAGAAGAGAGTTTGTTAGCAATCTACAATAGAGTAAAAAAG AAAGCATTTTCTCCAGGAAAAGATCATGTCAATGCTGTTGAGAAACTGAGTAAAAAGATTGTTGGAACAAGATCACCTTGGACT ACACTGGCTGCTCTTCACAGACAGCTTAGATTGCTGACCCCTCTGTACAACGTGCGGGATCCAAACAAGAAGGAGAAAGCTCACCCCAGAGTTATCTTTCTCTTTAATGACATGCTAGTG GCCACTAAAGAACGAGGTAGAGCTGGTCGCGGAGAGGGGATTCATTATTACAGCTACAAGGTGTCCTTCTCCTTGTGTGGACTGAAAGTATCCACCTTTTCAAAGGACT GTTATCCTTTTGGAATACAGATTTATTCAAAACTAGATAGCAGG GTTCTGGCCTTTTTTAATGCCAAGGATGAAGAAACAAGAAGGGTGTTTGTCGATGAACTTGTTGACTGCATAGAGGAG acAAATGAAATGGAAAGTGACCGAATTA CGACAGAGAAACAGAAGCACCTTGGAGCCAGGTTTAACAGATCAGGGATGGACATGAATCGCGCATCATTAACATTACCAAAGAAAGTCAAGCAGCCATCCCCAGATACAATCAGTTTGATTGACAGTGCAGGTTCAATGGATTCCTTAAACACTGGCTTGATGGGATCAAAACAACTTTCTAGTTCACTTTTGAACATTAATGAGACTGGAG AGTTTTCAGAACTGAAGAAAAGCAGCAGTATTTCATCTTTAGATAGTGCTTTTACTGAAGCA GGTTCTGATCAGACAATGTCCGACGATCTTCATGGCTCAAATTCAACTCTTAACAGAAAAGGATTGTTTGGTAAATGGCGCTCCAGATACAACAGCAAAAGTGTTGGAAGGCCCTCACCAAAAATGAGCCCTGTGTCCATGCCCGCTAGAAACTGTTCGACTCCCATATGA